Proteins from one Flammeovirgaceae bacterium genomic window:
- a CDS encoding FAD-binding protein: MTKTVELVLTPEEAFNTGLFPSVLRAKLNLAGADDVHIGLLRRSIDARGRKVRVRVLVELVPKDALRPKPSIKDAYRDVANAPAVVVVGAGPAGLFAALRLVELGIKPIVVERGKDVRDRRRDLAAINKAHVVNPESNYCFGEGGAGTYSDGKLYTRSKKRGDVHRILEILTAHGAHEDILFDAHPHIGTNKLPAVVSSLRESIMAAGGEVRFNTRLVDFAIEGGTVKGIIAHSGERINGEAVILATGHSARDIYVLLHEKGIHMEAKPFALGVRVEHSQLLIDQLQYHCAHRGPYLPASSYAWVHQAKVGGSLHGVFSFCMCPGGFIVPSATAPGEVVVNGMSPSRRDSRFANSGIVMAVDGSRVKAFEKYGPLAGMYFQKDIEQKACAMAGNTQRAPAQRLMDFVDGKVSSRLLDTSYRPGLAPVDLGEVLPGFLMEGLRQGFKSTGKKMRGYLTNEAQVVGVESRTSAPVRIPRDKATLEHPQIKGLFPAGEGAGHAGGIASAAMDGERCAEAVAKLYCKKEIK; the protein is encoded by the coding sequence TTGACAAAAACGGTAGAACTGGTACTCACGCCCGAAGAGGCGTTCAATACAGGGTTGTTCCCCTCGGTCCTTAGGGCCAAGCTCAACCTTGCCGGGGCAGACGATGTCCATATTGGGTTGCTCAGGCGTTCCATTGATGCGCGTGGAAGGAAAGTACGCGTAAGGGTGCTGGTGGAACTCGTCCCAAAGGATGCCCTACGCCCAAAGCCATCCATTAAGGACGCTTACCGCGATGTGGCCAACGCCCCGGCCGTGGTGGTGGTGGGGGCAGGGCCTGCCGGGCTCTTTGCGGCACTGCGGTTGGTGGAACTGGGTATTAAACCCATTGTGGTGGAACGCGGCAAAGACGTGAGGGACAGGCGCAGGGACCTGGCGGCCATCAACAAGGCGCATGTGGTAAACCCGGAATCCAACTATTGCTTTGGGGAGGGGGGCGCTGGCACCTACTCGGATGGAAAATTGTATACCCGTTCAAAAAAGAGGGGCGATGTGCACAGGATATTGGAAATATTGACCGCCCATGGCGCGCATGAAGACATCCTGTTCGATGCCCACCCGCACATTGGCACCAACAAATTGCCAGCGGTGGTAAGTAGCCTGAGGGAAAGCATCATGGCTGCAGGGGGCGAGGTCCGTTTCAACACCCGGTTGGTGGATTTTGCTATTGAAGGCGGCACGGTGAAGGGCATCATTGCCCATTCGGGGGAAAGGATAAATGGCGAGGCCGTGATACTGGCCACCGGCCATTCGGCACGCGATATCTATGTGCTTTTGCATGAAAAAGGCATCCACATGGAAGCAAAGCCATTTGCATTGGGGGTGAGGGTGGAACACAGCCAACTCCTGATCGACCAGTTGCAATACCATTGCGCCCATCGCGGCCCCTACCTTCCCGCTTCGTCCTACGCATGGGTGCACCAGGCAAAAGTGGGTGGTTCCCTGCACGGGGTGTTTTCTTTTTGCATGTGCCCCGGTGGGTTCATCGTGCCCTCGGCCACGGCACCGGGGGAGGTGGTGGTGAACGGCATGAGCCCTTCGCGAAGGGATTCCCGGTTTGCCAACTCGGGCATTGTAATGGCCGTTGACGGCAGCAGGGTCAAAGCATTTGAAAAATATGGGCCGTTGGCCGGAATGTATTTTCAGAAAGACATAGAGCAAAAGGCCTGTGCCATGGCGGGAAACACGCAGCGGGCCCCTGCACAGCGGTTGATGGATTTCGTGGACGGGAAGGTTTCATCCCGGCTGTTGGACACTTCCTATAGGCCAGGGCTTGCGCCAGTCGACCTTGGGGAGGTGCTCCCTGGTTTTTTGATGGAAGGCCTGCGGCAGGGCTTCAAAAGTACGGGCAAAAAAATGAGGGGCTACCTGACGAACGAAGCGCAGGTGGTGGGTGTTGAGAGTAGGACCTCCGCCCCGGTAAGGATACCGAGGGACAAAGCCACCCTGGAACATCCGCAAATTAAAGGCCTCTTTCCTGCTGGGGAGGGGGCAGGCCATGCGGGCGGGATAGCCTCGGCCGCCATGGATGGCGAAAGATGCGCGGAGGCAGTGGCAAAATTGTATTGTAAAAAGGAAATCAAATGA
- a CDS encoding ABC transporter ATP-binding protein translates to MLKAVGLHKSYGPLKVLKGVNLVVEKGEVVSIVGASGAGKSTLLHILGTLDTPDEGKVFIGGVDPFANGTGLPRFRNKNIGFVFQFHNLLPEFSALENVMMPGLIAGTNEKKTREKGMELLRLLGLGDRHGHKPSEMSGGEQQRTAVARALINSPSLVFADEPSGNLDSQNAEGLHELFFKLRKELGHTFVIVTHNTSFANMADRKLEMKDGAILNP, encoded by the coding sequence ATGCTAAAGGCTGTCGGGCTGCACAAATCATACGGGCCGCTAAAAGTGCTCAAAGGGGTCAACCTCGTGGTGGAAAAGGGGGAAGTGGTGTCGATCGTGGGCGCCTCAGGGGCAGGGAAGAGCACGCTGCTGCATATCCTGGGCACCCTGGACACGCCCGATGAGGGAAAGGTGTTCATCGGGGGCGTGGACCCCTTCGCCAACGGCACCGGCCTTCCCAGGTTTAGGAATAAAAATATCGGCTTCGTGTTCCAGTTCCACAACCTGCTCCCCGAATTCTCCGCCCTGGAAAACGTAATGATGCCGGGGCTGATCGCAGGCACCAATGAAAAAAAAACGAGGGAAAAGGGCATGGAGCTATTGCGCCTTTTGGGGCTGGGCGACCGGCATGGCCACAAACCCTCGGAAATGTCGGGAGGGGAACAGCAACGGACGGCCGTGGCAAGGGCTTTGATCAACTCGCCTTCACTGGTCTTTGCCGATGAACCAAGCGGGAACCTGGACTCGCAAAATGCGGAAGGCCTTCATGAACTGTTTTTTAAACTGAGAAAGGAACTGGGGCACACCTTCGTGATCGTGACCCATAACACCAGCTTTGCCAACATGGCCGACAGAAAACTGGAAATGAAAGACGGGGCAATCCTTAACCCCTAA
- the mtaB gene encoding tRNA (N(6)-L-threonylcarbamoyladenosine(37)-C(2))-methylthiotransferase MtaB, producing MKKVAFYTLGCKLNYSETSTISRKFEEKGYKKVGFTDTPDIFIINTCSVTENADKKCHKLVREARSISPDAYVAIIGCYAQLKPREISGIPGVDAVLGAAEKFRLIELLDGFVRPPQPKVFESQIKEVKRFNTAYSMQDRTRTFLKVQDGCDYTCSFCTIPLARGGSRSDTIANIVKEAEAIVSNDVKEIVLTGVNTGDFGLQDGKRTERFIDLIKALDEVEGLERVRISSIEPNLLSNGIITFVSSSKKFMPHFHIPLQSGSNKILGLMRRRYQRELYQERVDKIKSLMPHCCIGVDVIVGFPGETHEDFLETYRFLNGLDISYLHVFTYSERDNTHAVTLEGVVPPQQRHERSKMLHILSDKKRRAFYHAHIGDETTVLFENDVEDGMMQGFTGNYIRVTAKYDPLLVNTTKKVRLTAVNEKGLMEVEEVGVSGLRFQVS from the coding sequence ATGAAAAAGGTCGCATTTTATACGCTGGGCTGCAAGCTGAACTATTCGGAGACCTCCACTATTTCCAGGAAATTCGAGGAGAAGGGCTATAAAAAGGTGGGGTTTACGGACACCCCCGACATATTCATTATCAACACCTGCTCCGTTACCGAAAATGCCGACAAGAAGTGCCACAAGCTGGTGCGGGAGGCCCGCAGCATTTCCCCTGACGCCTACGTGGCCATCATCGGCTGCTATGCGCAGTTAAAGCCAAGGGAAATATCCGGGATCCCCGGGGTGGATGCCGTTTTGGGGGCGGCAGAAAAATTCCGGTTGATCGAGTTGCTGGACGGGTTTGTGCGCCCCCCGCAGCCAAAGGTTTTCGAGTCACAAATCAAAGAGGTAAAAAGGTTCAACACCGCCTACTCCATGCAGGACCGGACCCGGACCTTCCTCAAGGTCCAGGACGGGTGCGATTACACCTGTTCTTTTTGCACCATCCCCCTGGCCCGGGGTGGCAGCCGCAGCGACACCATCGCCAACATCGTGAAGGAGGCGGAGGCGATCGTCAGCAACGATGTAAAGGAGATCGTGCTCACCGGTGTGAACACGGGCGACTTTGGCCTGCAGGACGGCAAGCGCACGGAGCGGTTTATTGATTTGATAAAGGCCCTTGACGAGGTGGAAGGCCTTGAGCGCGTCCGTATTTCGTCCATTGAGCCCAACCTGCTTTCCAACGGGATCATAACATTCGTTTCGTCCTCGAAGAAATTCATGCCCCACTTCCATATCCCCCTGCAGTCGGGGTCGAACAAAATCCTGGGGCTGATGAGGAGGAGGTACCAGCGGGAGCTGTACCAGGAGCGCGTGGACAAAATCAAATCGCTCATGCCCCATTGTTGCATAGGGGTGGATGTTATCGTAGGCTTCCCCGGGGAAACCCATGAAGATTTCCTGGAGACCTACCGATTCCTCAATGGGTTGGATATTTCATACCTACACGTGTTCACCTATTCCGAAAGGGACAACACCCATGCGGTTACCCTGGAGGGCGTGGTGCCCCCCCAGCAGCGGCATGAGCGGTCGAAGATGCTGCATATATTGTCCGACAAGAAGAGGAGGGCATTTTATCATGCCCATATCGGGGACGAGACCACCGTTCTTTTCGAGAATGACGTGGAGGACGGCATGATGCAGGGGTTTACGGGGAATTACATAAGGGTGACGGCCAAGTACGATCCCCTTTTGGTGAACACCACTAAAAAAGTAAGGCTTACCGCTGTGAATGAAAAGGGGTTGATGGAGGTTGAGGAGGTTGGGGTTTCAGGTTTAAGGTTTCAGGTTAGTTAG
- a CDS encoding DinB family protein, giving the protein MNPTLDDLKKLFSRDLGLLADEINAYPTEESLWAIDGQIKNTGGNLCLHLCGNLQHFVGAVLGKSGYVRDREAEFSDKGIPKATLLGQVRATREIVNTTLGQLTGAQLAEEYPIQVFGEPMGTGYFLIHLLAHLTYHRGQINYHRRLLADR; this is encoded by the coding sequence ATGAACCCCACCCTTGACGATTTAAAAAAACTTTTTTCCCGCGACCTCGGGCTGCTGGCCGATGAGATCAATGCCTACCCAACGGAAGAGTCCCTTTGGGCCATAGATGGCCAGATCAAAAACACCGGTGGAAACCTTTGCCTGCACCTGTGCGGCAACCTTCAACATTTTGTGGGGGCGGTGCTGGGCAAATCCGGGTATGTGCGGGACCGTGAAGCGGAATTTTCCGATAAGGGAATACCCAAGGCAACGTTGCTTGGCCAGGTCAGGGCCACCCGGGAAATTGTCAACACCACTTTGGGCCAGCTCACCGGGGCGCAGCTTGCGGAAGAATACCCCATACAGGTATTTGGCGAGCCCATGGGCACCGGGTATTTCCTCATCCATTTATTGGCACACCTTACCTACCACCGCGGCCAAATCAACTACCACAGGCGGTTGCTGGCGGACCGCTGA
- a CDS encoding acyl-CoA dehydrogenase family protein: MKRDSFEHPDFYQLDGLLTEEQKLIRGSMRDFVKKEISPYIEDWAERAHFPYEIVKKFGDIGAFGPTIPQQYGGGGLDYISYGLIMQEIERGDSGMRSTASVQGSLVMYPIYKFGNEEQRKKYLPKLASGEWLGCFGLTEPDHGSNPSGMVTHFKDMGDHYLLNGAKMWISNSPKADVAVVWAKNEAGRIHGLIVERGMEGFSTPETHGKWSLRASTTGELVFNNVKVPKENLLPGKNGLGAPMMCLDSARFGIAWGAIGAAMDCYESARRYSLERVQFGKPIGSFQLVQKKLSEMLTEITKAQLLNWRLGVLMNEGKATTPQISMAKRNGVEMALKIAREARQIHGGMGITGEYPMMRHMMNLESVVTYEGTHDIHLLILGHQITGIPAFV; encoded by the coding sequence ATGAAGCGGGACTCCTTCGAGCATCCCGATTTTTACCAGTTGGACGGCCTGCTTACGGAAGAGCAAAAGCTCATCCGCGGCTCCATGCGGGACTTTGTAAAAAAAGAGATATCCCCCTATATCGAGGACTGGGCGGAGCGCGCCCATTTTCCTTATGAAATAGTGAAAAAGTTTGGGGACATCGGGGCTTTTGGCCCCACCATCCCCCAGCAATATGGCGGTGGCGGCCTTGACTATATTTCCTACGGGCTGATCATGCAGGAGATAGAGCGTGGCGACTCCGGCATGCGGTCCACGGCCTCCGTGCAAGGATCGCTGGTGATGTACCCCATATATAAGTTTGGAAACGAGGAACAACGCAAAAAATATTTGCCCAAGCTCGCCTCCGGGGAGTGGCTGGGCTGCTTCGGGCTCACCGAGCCCGACCACGGCTCCAACCCCAGCGGGATGGTCACCCACTTCAAAGACATGGGCGACCATTACCTGTTGAATGGCGCCAAGATGTGGATTTCCAATTCGCCAAAAGCAGACGTGGCCGTAGTGTGGGCAAAAAACGAGGCCGGGAGGATACACGGATTGATCGTGGAAAGGGGGATGGAAGGTTTTTCCACCCCTGAAACCCATGGCAAATGGTCGTTGAGGGCCAGCACCACGGGGGAATTGGTCTTCAACAACGTAAAGGTGCCCAAGGAAAACCTATTGCCTGGCAAAAATGGGCTGGGCGCCCCCATGATGTGCCTTGATTCGGCACGTTTTGGCATTGCCTGGGGCGCCATAGGCGCTGCGATGGACTGCTATGAATCGGCAAGGCGGTATTCATTGGAGAGGGTACAGTTTGGAAAACCCATAGGGTCGTTCCAACTGGTGCAAAAGAAACTTTCCGAAATGCTTACCGAGATCACCAAGGCCCAGTTGCTGAACTGGAGGCTGGGCGTGCTGATGAACGAAGGCAAGGCCACCACGCCCCAGATTTCCATGGCCAAAAGGAATGGCGTGGAGATGGCATTGAAGATAGCCAGGGAAGCCCGGCAGATACACGGAGGAATGGGGATCACAGGAGAGTATCCCATGATGCGCCACATGATGAACCTGGAATCGGTGGTCACGTATGAAGGAACGCACGATATCCACTTACTGATATTAGGGCACCAGATCACGGGCATACCCGCTTTTGTATAA
- the trpS gene encoding tryptophan--tRNA ligase — protein MSRILTGIQSSGKPHLGNLLGAIIPAIALSKKPGNDSFLFIADLHSLTAIKDAKERVENVRAVAAAWLACGFDVDKNCFYRQSRIPEVCELTWYLSCFTPYPMLANAHSFKDKSDRLSDVNAGLFTYPVLMTSDIIMYDAEFVPVGKDQQQHLEIARDIATSFNARYGETFVVPEARIDENLMTIPGTDGQKMSKSYGNTIDIFLPDKQLKKQILSIVTDSTPLEAPKDPNQDNVFALYKLLGTEKQVEALRQKYLAGNFGYGHAKQELFELIIEKFKEERQTFNFYMDNPDELEKKLVQGEAKAREVAIKVLDRVRAKLGYL, from the coding sequence ATGTCAAGGATCCTAACAGGAATACAAAGCAGCGGCAAGCCCCATTTGGGCAATTTGTTGGGCGCCATTATCCCGGCCATCGCCCTCTCCAAAAAGCCAGGCAACGACTCGTTCCTCTTTATTGCCGACCTCCACTCCCTTACCGCCATCAAAGACGCCAAAGAAAGGGTTGAGAATGTGCGTGCCGTGGCCGCGGCATGGCTGGCCTGCGGGTTTGATGTGGACAAGAACTGTTTTTACCGCCAGAGCAGGATACCGGAAGTGTGCGAGCTTACCTGGTACCTTAGCTGCTTCACCCCTTACCCGATGTTGGCCAACGCCCACTCTTTTAAAGACAAATCCGACCGCCTGTCGGACGTCAATGCGGGGTTGTTTACCTACCCGGTGTTGATGACCTCCGACATCATCATGTACGATGCGGAGTTCGTGCCCGTAGGCAAAGACCAGCAGCAACATTTGGAGATCGCCCGCGACATTGCCACGTCATTCAATGCCAGGTATGGGGAGACCTTTGTGGTCCCCGAAGCCCGCATTGACGAAAACCTGATGACCATCCCCGGCACCGATGGACAGAAAATGAGCAAATCATACGGCAACACCATCGATATTTTCCTGCCCGACAAGCAACTGAAGAAACAAATCCTTTCCATAGTTACCGACAGCACACCGCTAGAGGCCCCCAAGGACCCCAACCAGGACAATGTGTTTGCCCTATACAAATTATTGGGCACGGAAAAGCAGGTAGAGGCCCTCCGCCAAAAATACCTGGCGGGGAATTTCGGTTATGGGCACGCCAAACAGGAATTGTTCGAGCTGATTATCGAAAAATTCAAGGAGGAGCGCCAAACTTTTAATTTCTACATGGACAACCCTGACGAATTGGAAAAAAAACTTGTTCAGGGGGAAGCCAAGGCCCGTGAGGTGGCCATCAAGGTGCTGGACCGGGTAAGGGCTAAATTGGGGTACCTGTAA
- the wecB gene encoding UDP-N-acetylglucosamine 2-epimerase (non-hydrolyzing), with product MMAKIVTVLGARPQFIKAATVSRALRETGAHEVIVHTGQHHDHNMSEVFFREMDIPHPDRNLGISGLGHGAMTGRMLEEIENVLLQEKPSCVLVYGDTNSTLAGALAAAKLHIPVAHVEAGLRSFEMKMPEEVNRILTDRVSQYLFCPTQTAVDNLGKEGFGGFGCEISQPGDVMYDAVLFYKQKVPEMSTVMDRLGIAGTPFTLATLHRAENTDHPERLRAICGALGHIHQHARVILPLHPRTKGLLQKHNITLGFPTIDPVGYFDMLALLEGCQLVLTDSGGLQKEAYFFSKYCITLRDQTEWVELVQAGANFIVGADRNKITGAYDKVKGKRPNTAGGLYGDGTAAQTIARRLASI from the coding sequence ATTATGGCAAAAATCGTTACCGTCCTCGGTGCCCGTCCCCAATTTATCAAAGCCGCAACGGTTTCGCGCGCGCTTAGGGAAACCGGTGCCCACGAGGTTATTGTCCACACCGGCCAGCACCACGACCACAACATGTCGGAGGTCTTCTTCCGTGAAATGGACATCCCCCACCCTGACCGCAACCTTGGGATAAGCGGGCTTGGCCATGGCGCCATGACGGGCCGGATGCTTGAAGAAATTGAAAATGTGCTGCTGCAGGAAAAACCAAGCTGCGTTTTGGTCTATGGCGACACCAACTCCACCCTGGCAGGGGCTTTGGCCGCGGCCAAACTCCATATCCCCGTGGCCCATGTGGAAGCCGGCCTGAGGAGCTTTGAAATGAAAATGCCGGAGGAAGTCAACCGCATCCTCACCGACAGGGTCAGCCAATACCTTTTTTGCCCTACGCAGACGGCAGTCGACAACCTGGGGAAGGAAGGCTTCGGTGGTTTCGGGTGTGAAATCAGCCAACCCGGGGACGTAATGTACGATGCCGTGCTTTTCTACAAACAAAAGGTGCCCGAAATGTCCACGGTCATGGACCGGCTGGGGATTGCCGGCACGCCATTTACACTGGCCACCCTGCACCGGGCGGAAAACACGGACCATCCTGAAAGGCTGCGGGCCATATGCGGGGCCCTCGGCCACATCCACCAACACGCCAGGGTCATCCTTCCCCTCCACCCCCGCACGAAGGGGTTGTTGCAGAAGCACAATATCACGTTGGGGTTCCCCACCATTGATCCCGTAGGGTATTTTGATATGCTGGCCCTGCTGGAAGGATGCCAACTCGTGCTCACCGACAGCGGGGGCCTGCAAAAAGAAGCGTACTTCTTTTCCAAATACTGCATCACCCTGCGCGACCAAACCGAATGGGTGGAGCTGGTACAAGCCGGGGCCAATTTTATTGTGGGGGCCGACCGCAACAAAATAACCGGGGCGTACGACAAGGTAAAAGGCAAAAGGCCAAACACCGCGGGCGGATTGTATGGTGACGGCACTGCCGCCCAAACCATCGCCCGCAGGCTCGCTTCAATTTAA
- a CDS encoding phospho-sugar mutase: MGLLENARTTAKKWLEEGAIDEATKVEIRKMLDVPDPKALMDAFYKNLEFGTGGLRGIMGVGSNCINRYTIGAATQGLANYLKKSFPGQPVRVAIAFDSRNNSQSLARTTAETFAANGIKVFLFRELRPTPLLSFAIRHLQCQSGVVVTASHNPKEYNGYKAYWTDGAQLVPPHDKNVMEEVNAITGFDQIKFNGNPRNIEWVGPEVEAAYYEALEKTIPFREAVQRQGDIPIVFSGLHGTGNTMVPECLRRLGFGNCLVVERQAMPDGNFPTVASPNPEEKEAMALALALAHQQKAELVMATDPDADRVGIGIKDGHGKFFLLNGNQAFSLMVWFVLKGLKEKEGKYIVKTIVTTELVDAIARGHGVECYNTLTGFKYIAQLIRELEGKKEFVAAGEESYGYLVGDFVRDKDAVSACAFFATMAAVAKDEGATLYDWLVQIYCQYGFYKEALFNVVRQGADGARQIQDMMHAFRNTPPDALGNEKITRVLDYQAGKELDVATGNTKPIDQPQSDVLQYYTEDGTKVSIRPSGTEPKIKFYISVVDQLNDKAGYERTNHLLDAQIKSIETQLIP, from the coding sequence ATGGGTTTACTGGAAAATGCAAGGACAACGGCCAAAAAGTGGCTAGAAGAGGGGGCCATTGACGAGGCCACCAAGGTGGAAATCAGGAAAATGCTGGATGTCCCCGATCCCAAGGCACTTATGGATGCCTTTTACAAAAACCTCGAATTTGGCACAGGAGGGCTGAGGGGGATAATGGGCGTGGGGTCCAATTGCATCAACCGCTACACCATTGGTGCCGCCACCCAGGGGCTGGCCAACTACCTTAAAAAATCCTTTCCCGGGCAGCCCGTCCGTGTGGCCATTGCCTTTGATTCCCGAAACAACAGCCAATCGCTGGCCCGCACCACAGCGGAGACCTTTGCCGCCAACGGCATTAAGGTATTCCTGTTCCGCGAGTTGCGCCCCACCCCACTCCTTTCGTTTGCCATCCGCCATTTGCAATGCCAATCCGGGGTGGTGGTCACGGCATCGCATAACCCCAAGGAATACAACGGGTACAAGGCTTACTGGACGGACGGGGCACAACTCGTGCCGCCCCACGATAAAAACGTGATGGAAGAGGTAAACGCCATCACCGGCTTTGATCAGATAAAGTTCAACGGCAACCCCCGGAACATCGAATGGGTAGGCCCCGAAGTGGAGGCCGCCTATTACGAGGCGCTGGAAAAGACCATCCCGTTCCGGGAGGCCGTACAAAGGCAAGGGGACATACCCATTGTTTTCTCCGGCCTGCACGGCACCGGCAACACCATGGTGCCGGAGTGCCTCCGAAGGCTCGGCTTTGGCAATTGCCTGGTGGTGGAAAGGCAAGCAATGCCCGATGGCAATTTTCCTACCGTGGCCTCCCCCAACCCAGAAGAAAAGGAGGCGATGGCCCTGGCCCTTGCATTGGCCCACCAACAAAAAGCCGAGCTGGTGATGGCCACGGACCCGGATGCCGACCGCGTGGGGATTGGCATCAAAGACGGCCATGGCAAATTTTTCCTGCTGAACGGAAACCAGGCATTCAGCCTCATGGTGTGGTTTGTTTTGAAAGGCCTGAAGGAAAAAGAAGGAAAATACATTGTCAAAACCATAGTCACCACCGAGCTGGTGGACGCCATCGCCCGGGGCCATGGGGTGGAATGTTACAATACCCTTACAGGCTTTAAATACATTGCCCAACTGATACGGGAATTGGAAGGGAAAAAGGAGTTTGTTGCGGCCGGGGAAGAAAGCTATGGTTACCTGGTCGGGGATTTTGTAAGGGACAAAGATGCCGTGTCTGCTTGTGCCTTCTTTGCCACCATGGCGGCCGTGGCCAAAGATGAGGGGGCCACACTGTATGACTGGCTGGTGCAAATTTATTGCCAGTACGGTTTTTACAAAGAGGCCCTTTTCAACGTGGTGCGCCAGGGTGCCGATGGTGCAAGGCAAATACAAGACATGATGCACGCCTTCAGGAACACCCCCCCTGATGCGTTGGGAAACGAAAAGATCACGAGGGTACTGGACTACCAGGCGGGCAAGGAATTGGACGTGGCCACAGGCAATACCAAACCGATCGATCAGCCCCAATCGGATGTGCTGCAGTATTATACCGAGGACGGCACGAAAGTCTCCATACGGCCTTCCGGCACCGAGCCCAAAATAAAATTCTATATTAGCGTAGTGGACCAACTGAATGACAAGGCCGGCTACGAAAGGACAAACCACCTCCTTGATGCCCAAATAAAGTCCATTGAAACCCAACTTATACCATGA
- the hppD gene encoding 4-hydroxyphenylpyruvate dioxygenase → MEQDFLPINGTDYVEFYVGNAKQSALYYQYCFGYELVAYAGPETGMKGKASYVLKQDKVRLVLTSSLEPGSEISEHVKKHGDGVKVLALWVDDATKSYHETTVRGAEPASAPQTLKDEFGKVVVSSIKTYGETLHTFVERKDYKGPFLPGYRAVKSNIKVEPIGLKYIDHCVGNVELGQMNKWVKFYEEVMGFKLLITFDDEDISTEYSALMSKVVSNGNGYIKFPINEPAKGKKKSQIEEYLDFYHSAGVQHIAIATDDIVHTVSELRRRGVEFLYVPNSYYDDVTERVGEINEDLKDLKAQNILVDRDEEGYLLQIFTKPVQDRPTLFFEIIERNGAKSFGKGNFKALFESIEREQELRGNL, encoded by the coding sequence ATGGAACAGGATTTCTTGCCCATCAACGGCACGGACTATGTGGAGTTTTACGTAGGCAATGCAAAACAATCCGCACTCTACTACCAATATTGCTTTGGCTATGAATTGGTGGCTTATGCAGGCCCCGAAACCGGCATGAAAGGAAAAGCGTCCTATGTGCTCAAGCAGGACAAGGTCCGCCTGGTCCTTACCTCCTCGCTGGAGCCCGGATCGGAAATCTCGGAGCATGTAAAAAAGCACGGTGACGGGGTAAAGGTACTTGCCCTGTGGGTTGACGATGCCACAAAATCATACCATGAAACCACCGTGCGCGGGGCCGAACCCGCCAGTGCCCCACAAACGCTGAAAGACGAATTTGGCAAAGTGGTGGTATCTTCCATCAAAACTTATGGGGAGACCCTCCACACGTTTGTGGAACGCAAGGACTACAAAGGGCCTTTCCTGCCGGGGTACAGGGCGGTGAAAAGCAATATTAAAGTTGAGCCCATCGGGTTAAAGTATATCGACCACTGTGTGGGCAACGTGGAGTTGGGCCAAATGAACAAATGGGTAAAGTTTTACGAGGAGGTGATGGGGTTCAAGCTGCTCATTACCTTTGATGACGAAGACATCTCCACCGAATACAGCGCCCTGATGTCCAAGGTGGTTTCCAATGGCAATGGCTATATTAAATTCCCCATCAACGAACCGGCAAAGGGAAAAAAGAAATCACAAATAGAAGAGTACCTCGACTTTTACCATTCGGCCGGTGTGCAACACATTGCCATTGCCACCGATGACATCGTGCATACCGTAAGCGAGCTAAGGAGGAGGGGCGTTGAGTTCCTGTACGTGCCCAACTCGTACTATGACGATGTGACCGAGCGGGTAGGCGAAATCAACGAGGACTTGAAAGACCTCAAGGCACAGAACATTCTTGTTGACCGGGACGAGGAGGGTTATTTGCTACAAATCTTCACCAAGCCCGTGCAGGACAGGCCCACGCTGTTTTTTGAAATCATAGAGCGCAACGGGGCCAAGTCCTTTGGAAAAGGGAATTTCAAAGCCCTGTTTGAATCCATTGAAAGGGAGCAGGAACTGCGCGGCAACCTTTAG